The Thermus hydrothermalis genomic interval GGCGGGCTACGTGGAGGTGGACTGGACCCGCATCCAGCGGGACGTGGAGCCTTTGCTCCAGCAGCCTGGCTTGAAGAGCCTTTGGGAGAGGCTTGTTTCCACCCTCACCTATAACCTGCCCTTCGGGGCGAGCTTCGTGGGCGGGCTTATCCTGGGCCTTAGGGCCGGATGAGCCGCTGGGGCGTGGCGATGAGGTCCACCCGGCGCTCGGGGGGAACGGGGAGCTTGGGGTAGACCATCACCGGGTGGGCCAGGGTGGCGAAGGGGGCCTCCAGCTTGAGCCAGGCTTGGGGAAAGCCGTAGCCCTTCCCCACCCAACCCCCCTCTTCGTCCACCGCCACCGCCCCGATGAGGACGAGGTCTATGGCCTGGGCCTCGAGGGCCACGGGCACCCCGTAGCGGTAGGCCTCCCGCACCCGCTTGAGCCGCCTGGGGTCCAGGTCCTTCAGGAGCAAAAACTTCCCCGGCCGGTCCGGATGAGGGAGGAGGAGGTCTTTCCCTTGGCGCAAGGCCTCCTCCCTCAAGGGTTTGAGCACGGCGTCCATGCCCGCGAGGATCCGCCGCGCTCCCAGGAACTCCGGGGTCCTTAGGAGGCGCTCCGCTGCCTTTTTGGCCCCCAGGAAGTTGGGGTGGTGGCCGTGGGGCGGGGTGGGGTGGAGGGCAAGCCCGTAGCGGGCGAGGGCGTTCCAGACTTCTTCCCGCAGCTCCCCCAAGGTCATCTCCCCCACTTTGCCCCCTGGGCAGGGGGGCGTCAAGCTAGGATGGGAGGATATGGGCCGCAGACTCCGGTTCGCCCACCTACACCAGCACACCCAGTATTCCCTCCTGGACGGGGCGGCCAAGCTTTCCGACCTCCTTAAGTGGGTCAAGGAGGTCTCCCCCGAGGACCCCGCTTTGGCCATCACCGACCACGGGAACCTCTTCGGCGCGGTGGAGTTCTACAAGAAGGCCACGGAAATGGGCGTGAAGCCCATCATCGGGTACGAGGCCTACGTGGCGGCGGAAAGCCGCCACGACCGCAAGCGGGGCAAGGGCCTGGACGGGGGGTACTTCCACCTCACCCTCCTCGCCAAGGACTTCAAGGGCTACCAGAACCTGGTGCGCCTGGCGAGCCGGGCCTACCTGGAGGGCTTTTACGAGAAACCCCGCATTGACCGGGAGATCCTTAGGGAGCACGCCGAAGGCCTCATCGCCCTTTCCGGGTGCCTGGGGGCGGAGATCCCCCAGTTCATCCTCCAGGACCGCCTGGACCTGGCGGAGGCCCGGCTCAACGAGTACCTTTCCATCTTCGGCGACCGCTTCTTCATTGAGATTCAAAACCACGGCCTTCCCGAGCAGAAGAAGGTCAACGAGGTCCTCAAGGAGTTCGCCCGCAAGTACGGCCTGGGCCTGGTGGCCACCAACGACGGCCACTACGTGCGGAAGGAGGATGCCCGGGCCCACGAGGTGCTCCTGGCCATCCAGTCCAAGAGCACCCTGGACGACCCCGAACGCTGGCGCTTCCCCTGCGACGAGTTTTACGTGAAGACCCCCGAGGAGATGCGGGCCATGCTCCCCGAGGCGGAGTGGGGGGACGAGCTCTTTGATAACACGGTGGAGATCGCCCGCATGTGCAACGTGGACCTCCCCATCGGGGACAAGATGGTCTACCGCATCCCCCGCTTCCCCCTCCCCGAGGGCCGCACGGAGGCCCAGTACCTCATGGAGCTCACCCTAAAGGGCCTCCTGGACCGCTACCCCGACCGCATCACCCCGGAGTTTTACCGGGAGGTCTTCCGCCGCCTGGGGAAGATCCCCCCCCACGGGGACGGGCAGGCCCTGGCCGAGGCCTTGGCCCAGGTGGAGAAGGAGGCTTGGGAAAAGCTCCTGGCCGGGTTTCCCCCTCTGGAGGGCGTGCGGGAGTGGACGGCGGAGGCCATCCTCCACCGGGCCCTCTATGAGCTCGGCGTCATTGAGCGCATGGGCTTCCCCGGGTACTTCCTCATCGTCCAGGAGTACATCAACTGGGCCAAGAAGCATGGCATTTCCGTGGGCCCCGGGCGGGGTTCGGCGGCGGGGAGCCTCGTGGCCTACGCCGTCGGCATCACCAACATTGACCCCTTGCGCTTTGGCCTTCTCTTTGAGCGCTTCCTAAACCCCGAGCGGGTGTCCATGCCGGACATAGACACGGACTTTTCCGACCGCAAGCGGGACATGGTCATCCAGCACGTGCGGGAGCGCTACGGAGCGGATAGGGTAGCCCAGATCGGCACCTTCGGGAGCCTGGCCTCCAAGGCGGCCCTGAAGGACGTGGCCCGGGTCTACGGCATCCCCCACAAGAAGGCGGAGGAGCTGGCCAAGCTCATCCCCGTGCAGTTCGGCAAGCCCAAGCCCTTGGCCGAGGCTGTCCAGGTGGTGCCGGAGCTCAAGGCGGAGATGGAAAAGGACCCCAAGATACGGGAGGTGATAGAGGTGGCCATGCGCCTCGAGGGCCTCAACCGCCACGCCTCCGTGCACGCCGCCGGGGTGGTGATCGCCGCCGAGCCCCTCACCGACCTGGTGCCCCTCATGCGAGACCAGGAGGGCCGCCCCGTGACCCAGTACGACATGGGGGCGGTGGAGGCCTTGGGCCTTTTGAAAATGGACTTCCTGGGCCTCCGCACCCTCACCTTCTTGGAGGAGGCCAAGCGGATCGTCCGGGAGTCCAAGGGGGTGGAGCTGGACTACGATGCGCTTCCCCTGGACGACCCCAAGACCTTTGAGCTCCTTGCCCGGGGGGAGACCAAGGGGGTTTTCCAGTTGGAGTCTGGGGGCATGACCAACACGGTGCGGGGGCTTAAGCCCAGGCGGATTGAGGACATCATCGCCCTGGTGTCCCTCTACCGCCCCGGCCCCATGGAGCACATCCCCACCTACATCCGGCGCCACCACGGCCAAGAACCCGTGCGCTACGCCGAGTTTCCCCATGCGGAGAAGTACCTAAGGCCCATCCTGGACGAGACCTACGGCATCCCCGTCTACCAGGAGCAGATCATGCAGATCGCCTCCGCGGTGGCCGGGTACTCCTTGGGGGAGGCGGACCTTCTGAGGAGGGCCATGGGCAAAAAGAAGCTGGAGGAAATGCAAAAACACCGGGAGCGCTTCGTCCGGGGGGCCAAGGAGCGGGGGGTGCCGGAGGAGGAGGCCAACCGGCTTTTTGACATGCTGGAGGCCTTCGCCAACTATGGCTTTAATAAGTGCCTCCCCGCGCGGGCGCAGGTGGTGGACTACCGCACGGGAAAGCTGGTTTCCGTGGGGGCCATCGTTCGGGGCGAGGCAAGGGGGGTGTGGGTGGCCTCCCTGGACGAGGAGACCCTCCGCTTGGTGCCCCGGCCCGTGGTGGCGGCCTTTTCTAGCGGCCGGGCCCAGGTCTTCCGCCTGCGCACCGCCACGGGGCGGGTTCTCGAGGCCACCGCCAACCACCCCCTTTACACCCCCGAGGGCTGGCGTCCCTTGGGAGCGCTCAAGCCCGGGGACTTCGTGGCCCTGCCCCGCCACCTGCCCTACCTCCCTTCCACGAGCCTCAAGCCCCACGAGCTAGACCTCCTGGGGTTCGCCCTCGCCGAGGGTAACCTGCGCCACCCTTCGGGGTTTTACCTCTATACCTCCTCGGAGGAGGAGCTCTGCGCTATGCTGACGGCCCTAGAGGCCTTCGCCAACACCCGGGCCAAGGTGGCCTGGCGGCGGGGGGTGGCCCACGTTTACGTGGGGCGGGAGGACCGGAGGCGCCCGGCGGAGGCCGTGGAGTTTTTGGCGAGGCTGGGCCTTCTCGGCCTTTCCGCTCGGGAAAAGCGCCTTCCCGAGGAGGTCTATGGGCTTCCCCCAGGGGAGGTGGCCCGCTTCCTGGGCCGGCTTTGGGTCGGGGATGGGGGGATAGACAAGAAAGGGCGGCTCATCCACTACGCCACCGCCTCGGAGGCTTTGGCCCGTGGGGTGCAGCACCTTCTCTTGCGCCTGGGTTTGCAGAGCCGGTTGGTGGCCAAGGAGTTTCCTTACCGGGAGGGGCGCAAGGGGTGGGTGGTCTACCTGCTGGGGGGCCTCGAGGCCGCCCGCCGCTTCGCCCTTTGGGTGGGGCCCTACCTGGTGGGCAAGCGGGCCCGGGACCTGGAGGAACTCCTCTCCGCTTGGGAGGAGGGCGGGCGGAGCACGAAGGACGTCCTTCCCCTCGCCTTCTTGCCCCTGGTGCGGGAGGCGGTGGCGCAGGCTTCCCCACAGGGTGTGGGGGCCTTTCTGGCGAAAGGGGGCTTGGCCCAAGGACTCCTGCGCCCGGGTAAGGGGCGGAGGGGCCTATCCCAGGCCACGCTCAAGCGCCTGGCCACCCTCACGGAAAGCCTTGCCCTTTGGCGCCTGGCTGCGGCCGAGATCTACTGGGACCGGGTGGAGGCCTTGGAGGCTTTGGGCGAGGAGGAGGTGTTTGACCTCACGGTGGAGGGCACCCACACCTTCGTGGCCCAGGACGTCATCGTCCACAACTCCCACGCCGCCGCCTATAGCCTCCTCTCCTACCAGACCGCCTACGTGAAGGCCCACTACCCCGTGGAGTTCATGGCCGCCCTCCTCAGCGTGGAACGGGGTGACTCGGACAAGGTGGCGGAGTACATCCGGGATGCCCGGGCCATGGGCATCCCCGTCCTGCCCCCGGACATCAACCGCTCGGGCTTTGACTTCAAGGTGGTGGGGGAGGAGATCCTCTTCGGCCTCTCGGCGGTGAAGAACGTGGGGGACGCTGCGGCGGAAGCCATCCTGAAGGAAAGGGAGCGGGGAGGGCCCTTTAAGAGCCTGGGGGACTTCCTGAAGCGCCTGGACGAAAAGGTGGTGAACAAGCGCACCCTCGAGTCCCTCATCAAGGCGGGGGCCTTTGACGCCTTTGGGGACCGGGCGCGCCTCCTCGCCTCCCTGGAGCCCCTCCTGCGCTGGGCGGCGGAAAGCCGGGAGCGGGCCCGCTCGGGGATGCTGGGCCTCTTCGCCGAGGTGGAAGAGCCCCCCTTGGCGGAGGCCGAGCCCTTGGACGAGATCACCAGGCTCCGTTACGAGAAGGAGGCCTTGGGCATCTACGTGTCCGGCCACCCCGTGCTCCGCTACCCGGGGCTTAGGGAGGCGGCAAGCTGCGCCTTGGAGGAGCTAGAGCCCTTCACCCGGGGGCTTCCCCCGAGGTCCAAGGTGCTCCTTGCGGGCATGGTGGAGGAGGTGGTGCGCAAGCCCACCAAAAGCGGGGGGATGATGGCCCGCTTCACCCTTTCCGACGAGACCGGGGCCTTGGAGGTGGTGGCCTTCGGCCGGGCCTACGAGGGGGTTTCCCCCAAGCTCAAAGAGGATATGCCCCTCTTGGTCCTGGCGGAGGTGGAGCGGGAGGAGGGGGGGCTTAGGGTCATCGCCCAGGCGGTCTGGACCCACGAGGAGGTGGCGGAGGCCCCCAAGGCCTTGGAGGTGGAGGTGGACCACGCCCTTCTGGACGAGAAGGGGATTACCCACCTCAAGAGCCTTTTGGACGAGCACCCGGGGACCCTTCCCCTCTACGTGAAGGTCCAGGGGCCCTTTGGCGAGGCCCTTTTCGCCCTCCGGGAGGCCCGGGTGGCGGAGGAGGCCCTTAGGGCCCTCGAGGCCGAGGGCTTCCGCGCCTATTTGGTGCCCGACCGGGAGGTCTTCCTCCAGGGGAACGGGGGGAACGGGGCCAAGGAGGAGGCGGTGCCCTTCTAAACGAAAAAGGGCCGGGAAAAATCCCGGCCCTTCCCTTTAGAGGGCGCTAGAAGTCCATGTCCCCGGCGCCCGCGGAGGCGGGGGTGGACTCCTTCTTCTCGGGCTTCTCGGCCACCACCGCCTCGGTGGTGAGGATGAGGGCGCCGATGGAGGCGGCGTTCTGCAGGGCGGAGCGGGTCACCTTGGCGGGGTCCACGATGCCCGCCTCCACCATGTCCACGAACTCCCCGGTGGCGGCGTTGAAGCCGTAGCGGAGGTTCTTGGTCTCGGAGAGGATCTTCTGGACGATGACGGAGCCCTCGTAGCCGGCGTTCTCGGCGATCTGGCGGGCGGGCTCCTCCAGGGCCCGGCGCACGATCTTGGCCCCGGTGGCCTCATCGCCCTCGAGGCCCTTCAGGAGCTCGTCCACGGCGCTGATGGCCCGGAGAAGGGTCACGCCGCCGCCCGGCACGATGCCCTCCTCCACCGCCGCCCGGGTGGCGGAGAGGGCGTCCTCAAAGCGGTGCTTCTTCTCCTTGAGCTCGGTCTCGGTGGCGGCCCCCACCCGGATCACCGCCACGCCGCCCGCCAGCTTGGCCAGGCGCTCCTGGAGCTTCTCCTTGGCGTACTCGCTGTCGGTGGTCTCCAGCTCCTTCTTGATGGCGTTGATCCGGGCCTCAATGTCCTCCTTCTTGCCCTTGCCGCCCACGATGGTGGTCTCGTCCTTGGTGATGCGCACCCGCTCGGCCCGGCCCAGCATGGAGAGGGTGGCGTTCTCCAGCTTGAAGCCGAGCTCCTCGGAGATGACGGTGCCACCGGTGACGGCGGCGATGTCCTTGAGCATCTCCTTGCGGCGGTCGCCGAAGCCCGGGGCCTTCACCGCGGCCACGTTCAGGGTGCCCCGGAGCTTGTTCACCACCAGGGTGGCGAGGGCCTCACCCTCCACGTCCTCGGCGATGAGGAGGAGGGGCTTACCGGTCTGGGCCACCTGCTCCAGGATGGGGAGGAGTTCGCGGACGTTGGAGACCTTCTTCTCCACGATGAGGATGAAGGCGTCCTCCAGGACGGCCTCCATGGTGTCGGGGCTGGTGATGAAGTAGGGGGAGATGTACCCCTTGTCAAACTGGTACCCCTCCACGAACTTCAGCTCGGTCTCCAGGCTCTTGGACTCCTCAACGGTGATGATGCCCTCCTTCCCCACCTTCTCCATGGCGTCGGCGATGAGCTTGCCGACGTCCGGGTCGTTGGCGGAGATGGTGGCCACCTCCTCAATGGCCTTGCGGTCCTCCACGGGGATGGCCAGGGAGCGGATCTTCTCCACGGCGGCCTCCACCGCCTTCTCAATGCCCCGCTTGAGGGCCAAGGGGTTGGCCCCGGCGGCCACGTTCTTCAGGCCCTCCCGCACGATGGCCTGGGCCAAGACGGTGGCGGTGGTGGTGCCGTCGCCCGCCACGTCGTTGGTTTTGGAGGCCACCTCCTTGAGGAGCTGGGCCCCGATGTTCTCCAGGTGGTTCTCCAGCTCAATCTCCTTGGCCACCGTCACCCCGTCCTTGGTGATGGTGGGGGAGCCGAACTTCTTCTCCAGGACCACGTTCCGGCCCCGAGGGCCAAGGGTCACCTTCACCGCATCGGCCACGGCGTTCACGCCGCGCTCCAGCGCCCGGCGGGCCGCCTCGTCAAACACCAGGATCTTCGCCATAGCTCACCTCCTTACTGCAGGACCGCCAAAAGGTCGCGCTCGGAGAGGATCACGTACTCCTCGCCGTCAATCTCAACCTCGGTGCCGCCGTACTTGGCAAAGACCACGATGTCCCCCTCCTTGACCTCGAGGGGCACCTTCTGGCCGTTGTCCAAGATGCGGCCCGAGCCCACGGCGATCACCTTGCCCTTTTGGGGCTTCTCCTTAGCGGTATCGGGAAGCACGATGCCGCCCTTGGTCTTGGGCTCTTCCTCAATCCGCTTCACCACAACCCGGTCGCCTAGGGGTTTGATCACGGTCTTCACCTCCGCAGCCATCTTCACTCCCCCCTTTGACGCTCAAAGGCCGAGAGTGTCAAACCAAGGGTCATTATTTTGCCCCCAGGCCCTTTTGTCAAGGGGGTTGAGGGGGGGCTTATAAACGGAGGGGCTCCTTCCCCCGCACCCCGGGGTGCGGCCCCGTGCCGGGGGGCCCTTCTCCCCGGGAAAGGGGAGGTAGCCCTCGGGCACAAGGAGGACCCCTTCCCTGGCCCGCCTTGCCGCCACAAGGGGGGCCTTCCCCGGTGGAAAGGCCAAAAAGGGAGCGTCCCTTCGTGGCGTTGGTTTGCCCTTGCCACCTCTGGGGTGGCTTCAAGAAAAGCGCCTCTGCCGCAGGGCCTCGTAGAGGAGCAAGGCGGCGCTCACCGAGACGTTGAGGCTATCCGCCACCCCCCGCATGGGGATTTTTACCCGGGCGTGGGCCGCTTCCTTCCAAGGCTCGGGCAGGCCCGTATCCTCCGCCCCCAGGAGGAAGGCCACCCCCGGGCGGTAGTCCTCCTCCCAGTAAAGCCGCTCCCCTTCCGGGGTGGCGGCCACCAGGCGGAGGCCCTGGGCCTTTAGGTAGCGAAGGGCCTCCTCCTCTCCCACGGGGAAGACGGGCAA includes:
- a CDS encoding 5-formyltetrahydrofolate cyclo-ligase; translated protein: MTLGELREEVWNALARYGLALHPTPPHGHHPNFLGAKKAAERLLRTPEFLGARRILAGMDAVLKPLREEALRQGKDLLLPHPDRPGKFLLLKDLDPRRLKRVREAYRYGVPVALEAQAIDLVLIGAVAVDEEGGWVGKGYGFPQAWLKLEAPFATLAHPVMVYPKLPVPPERRVDLIATPQRLIRP
- the groL gene encoding chaperonin GroEL (60 kDa chaperone family; promotes refolding of misfolded polypeptides especially under stressful conditions; forms two stacked rings of heptamers to form a barrel-shaped 14mer; ends can be capped by GroES; misfolded proteins enter the barrel where they are refolded when GroES binds); the encoded protein is MAKILVFDEAARRALERGVNAVADAVKVTLGPRGRNVVLEKKFGSPTITKDGVTVAKEIELENHLENIGAQLLKEVASKTNDVAGDGTTTATVLAQAIVREGLKNVAAGANPLALKRGIEKAVEAAVEKIRSLAIPVEDRKAIEEVATISANDPDVGKLIADAMEKVGKEGIITVEESKSLETELKFVEGYQFDKGYISPYFITSPDTMEAVLEDAFILIVEKKVSNVRELLPILEQVAQTGKPLLLIAEDVEGEALATLVVNKLRGTLNVAAVKAPGFGDRRKEMLKDIAAVTGGTVISEELGFKLENATLSMLGRAERVRITKDETTIVGGKGKKEDIEARINAIKKELETTDSEYAKEKLQERLAKLAGGVAVIRVGAATETELKEKKHRFEDALSATRAAVEEGIVPGGGVTLLRAISAVDELLKGLEGDEATGAKIVRRALEEPARQIAENAGYEGSVIVQKILSETKNLRYGFNAATGEFVDMVEAGIVDPAKVTRSALQNAASIGALILTTEAVVAEKPEKKESTPASAGAGDMDF
- the groES gene encoding co-chaperone GroES is translated as MAAEVKTVIKPLGDRVVVKRIEEEPKTKGGIVLPDTAKEKPQKGKVIAVGSGRILDNGQKVPLEVKEGDIVVFAKYGGTEVEIDGEEYVILSERDLLAVLQ
- a CDS encoding FUN14 domain-containing protein — encoded protein: MELPDLTPYLGQMTFGGLAGYAVGYALKKVGRLLALALGLLFVGLQLLAQAGYVEVDWTRIQRDVEPLLQQPGLKSLWERLVSTLTYNLPFGASFVGGLILGLRAG
- the dnaE gene encoding DNA polymerase III subunit alpha → MGRRLRFAHLHQHTQYSLLDGAAKLSDLLKWVKEVSPEDPALAITDHGNLFGAVEFYKKATEMGVKPIIGYEAYVAAESRHDRKRGKGLDGGYFHLTLLAKDFKGYQNLVRLASRAYLEGFYEKPRIDREILREHAEGLIALSGCLGAEIPQFILQDRLDLAEARLNEYLSIFGDRFFIEIQNHGLPEQKKVNEVLKEFARKYGLGLVATNDGHYVRKEDARAHEVLLAIQSKSTLDDPERWRFPCDEFYVKTPEEMRAMLPEAEWGDELFDNTVEIARMCNVDLPIGDKMVYRIPRFPLPEGRTEAQYLMELTLKGLLDRYPDRITPEFYREVFRRLGKIPPHGDGQALAEALAQVEKEAWEKLLAGFPPLEGVREWTAEAILHRALYELGVIERMGFPGYFLIVQEYINWAKKHGISVGPGRGSAAGSLVAYAVGITNIDPLRFGLLFERFLNPERVSMPDIDTDFSDRKRDMVIQHVRERYGADRVAQIGTFGSLASKAALKDVARVYGIPHKKAEELAKLIPVQFGKPKPLAEAVQVVPELKAEMEKDPKIREVIEVAMRLEGLNRHASVHAAGVVIAAEPLTDLVPLMRDQEGRPVTQYDMGAVEALGLLKMDFLGLRTLTFLEEAKRIVRESKGVELDYDALPLDDPKTFELLARGETKGVFQLESGGMTNTVRGLKPRRIEDIIALVSLYRPGPMEHIPTYIRRHHGQEPVRYAEFPHAEKYLRPILDETYGIPVYQEQIMQIASAVAGYSLGEADLLRRAMGKKKLEEMQKHRERFVRGAKERGVPEEEANRLFDMLEAFANYGFNKCLPARAQVVDYRTGKLVSVGAIVRGEARGVWVASLDEETLRLVPRPVVAAFSSGRAQVFRLRTATGRVLEATANHPLYTPEGWRPLGALKPGDFVALPRHLPYLPSTSLKPHELDLLGFALAEGNLRHPSGFYLYTSSEEELCAMLTALEAFANTRAKVAWRRGVAHVYVGREDRRRPAEAVEFLARLGLLGLSAREKRLPEEVYGLPPGEVARFLGRLWVGDGGIDKKGRLIHYATASEALARGVQHLLLRLGLQSRLVAKEFPYREGRKGWVVYLLGGLEAARRFALWVGPYLVGKRARDLEELLSAWEEGGRSTKDVLPLAFLPLVREAVAQASPQGVGAFLAKGGLAQGLLRPGKGRRGLSQATLKRLATLTESLALWRLAAAEIYWDRVEALEALGEEEVFDLTVEGTHTFVAQDVIVHNSHAAAYSLLSYQTAYVKAHYPVEFMAALLSVERGDSDKVAEYIRDARAMGIPVLPPDINRSGFDFKVVGEEILFGLSAVKNVGDAAAEAILKERERGGPFKSLGDFLKRLDEKVVNKRTLESLIKAGAFDAFGDRARLLASLEPLLRWAAESRERARSGMLGLFAEVEEPPLAEAEPLDEITRLRYEKEALGIYVSGHPVLRYPGLREAASCALEELEPFTRGLPPRSKVLLAGMVEEVVRKPTKSGGMMARFTLSDETGALEVVAFGRAYEGVSPKLKEDMPLLVLAEVEREEGGLRVIAQAVWTHEEVAEAPKALEVEVDHALLDEKGITHLKSLLDEHPGTLPLYVKVQGPFGEALFALREARVAEEALRALEAEGFRAYLVPDREVFLQGNGGNGAKEEAVPF